GGGGCCTCGTCGCCGACGACGGCGTGACCATGGCTTCCGCCCCAACGCAACGCCCGTCGAATGGGTCGCCGCCATCGGCCTGCTCACCCTGCTCACCCTCGCCCTCACCTGGCTCTCCGCAGGCATCGGCCTGGTCGCCAAGACCGTGGAGAGCGCCAGCAACATCCCGATGCCGCTGACGTTCCTCCCGTTCGTCGGCAGCGCCATCGTGCCGACGGAGTCCATGCCCACCGGCCTGCGCTGGTTCGCCGAATACCAGCCCTTCACTCCGATCATCGAGACCCTGCGCGGCCTGTGGCTCGGAACCGAGATCGGCTCCAGCGCAGTCATCGGCCTCGCCTGGTGCGTCGCGCTCTCCCTGGTCGGCTACGTGTGGGCACGCCGCACCTTCAAAACCGGCGCCAAGCGATAACCACCGCTGCTCTCAAACCACTTCGCCGAATGGCGCCAGCTACACCCTGCCCCACGACCGCGGGAGTACCTCATGCCGTACGAACCGACGGCCGCCGGCACCACCGCCCGGGTAGTGAGCCGCCACCGTAAGCCGCTCCGCCGGTTCCGAGCCAGGCGGATCGTCGCCCCGCTACAGCGCGGCCCTGACGCTCAGGGTGTGAAGTGCGCGGTGCGGACACGGTGCAGCCACGCCTCGACGGGGGCCTCGTCCGGCCGGTTGGGCAGGACGCTCCTCGTCCCGTCGAAGCGCTCCTCGAACCGCTGCAGGAGGGGAAGTGCCGCCATCGTGTCCGCCGCGACCTGATCGCCGAAGGCATGGAAGGCCTCAGGGTCCTCGACACGGACGTTCAGCCGGCCGGTGGCGTACAACTCGAAACCCTGGTGGCACAGGCGCATGAGGTGCCGGGCGTGCTTTGCGGTCCGCTTGCGGGTGTCTGCCGAGGCGGAACCGTCACCCCGGTCGTACAGCCGCTTGAACTGCTGGGTGGCGTAGCCGAGGTAGGCGTCCCGGACGCACTTGGCGGGAACAACGAGCTTCGCAGCTCGATGAGTTCGTCACCCAGGGGGGTGCGAACCTCGTAGAGGTCGTCGGGGAGCCAGACAAGTTCCGTGACGGTGGGGTTCCCGCGCAGGGCGAGGCGGCACCACTTCGCCGCCTCGTGCAGGGTCCGGTCCGGTGCCGTGGTGACGTGGGATTCCGTTGGGCGGTGCAGGCCGTGGAGTGCGGCCGTGTCCACGGCGAAGAGGCCGAGGCGGTCGACGTCGGATCCCGGCCCGGCAAGTCCGTAGGCTGTGGAGCCAACTATCCCCGAAAGAAGTATGTTCATGGTGCGGCGTCTCCGGCCAGGACGAGTGCGGTCGCAGTGAACGCTACCGGGACTAATCGCAGTGCGCTGCCCTTTAGGGCGGTGGTGAAGCGACTCTCAGGACTGCTGTGACCCGCAGGTCACAGCGGACGTTTCTGGTGCTCGATGTACTGGCGGATCGACAACGGCGCCCCGCCGACGGAACCGACGAAGTACGAGCCGGACCACAGCCGCTGCGCCCGCTGTTGACCAGTTTGGACAGGGCTGCCTTCGGGGGGAAGTTCCCCAACAGGTGGACGTGGTTGTTCTCGCCGTTGAACTCGACCATCTCGACCTCGAAGTCCTGGCAGACGCTGCGCGTGATCTCGTCGAGCCGTGTCAGGTGCTGGTCGTTGAAGACCTTGTGCCGGTACTTCGTCACGAAAACCAAGTGGGCGTGAAGGACGAATGCGCCGTGTCTACCTGTGCGGATGTTCTGATACTCAGCCATAAACCAACTGCCGTACGATCGTTGGCATGCAGCTCCGGTACAGCTTCCGCCTGTACCCGAACGGTCCGCAGCGCAGTGCGTTGGCCAGGGCGTTCGGGTGTGCGCGGGTGGTCTACAACGATGCCCTGCGGGCTCGTGAGACCGCCCGCGCTGCGGGGCTGCCGTTCGTCACCTCGGCCGAGCTGTCGAAGCAGGTCACGGCGGCGAAGCAGACCGAAGAGCGGGCCTGGCTCAGTGAGGTCTCCGCCGTGGTGCTGCAACAGTCACTCCGCGATCTGGACACTGCGTACCGGAACTTCTTCGACAGCTTGAAGGGCAAGCGCCCGCGCATGGGTGTGCCCCGGTTCAAGTCCCGTAAGGACAACCGGCACACGGTCCGCTTCACCGCCAACGCCCGGTGGAAGATCACGGCAGGCGGCGACCTGTCGTTGCCGAAGATCGGCGATGTCCGCGTCAGGTGGTCGCGTGCCCTGCCGTCTGTGCCGTCCACGGTGACCGTGGTCAAGGACGCGGCGGGCCGGTACTTCGCCTCGTTCGTAGTGGAGACCGGCACGGACGAGACGCTGCCCGAGACCACGCCCGTCGTCGGCATCGACCTGGGGCTGACGCACTTCGCGATCCTGTCGGACGGCACGAAGATCGACAGCCCGCGCTTCCTGCTCCGGGCTGAGAAGAAGCTGAAGAAGGCGCAGCGGGACTTGTCCCGTAAGGCCAAGGGCAGCAACAACCGGGCGAAGGCCCGGGTCAAGGTTGCCCGCGCCCACGCACGGACTGCCGATGCGCGGCGCGAGTTCCACCACCAGCTCTCCACGAAGATCATCCGTGAGAACCAAGCGGTGGCAGTGGAAGACCTGGCGGTCAAGGGACTTGCCCGCACCCGCCTGGCGAAGTCCGTGCACGACGCCGGATGGTCGGCGTTCACCACGATGCTGGAGTACAAGGCCGCCCGGTACGGGCGCACCTTCCACCGCATCGGCCGCTTCGAACCCACCTCTCAGGTGTGCTCCGTGTGCGGCGTCAAGGACGGCCCCAAGCCCCTCAACGTCCGGACGTGGACGTGTGGGGCGTGCGGGGCAGTCCTTGATCGGGACATCAACGCAGCGGTCAACGTCGCCAAAGCCGCCGGACTGGCGGTATCAGCCTGCGGAGCGCAGGTAAGACCGGGACTCGTCCCGGCACAGCGCGAAGAAACAGGAACCCACCGAGACGGTCAGACGACCATGGTAGGAATCCCCGCCCCTTAGGGCGGGGAGCGGAAGTCAAGGGAACAGCCCCGCACGATGTCACGGGTTTTCGGCGGGGCTCGGTCTCCGGGCTCGGCGGTCTATGCCGGGGGCACGAGGTCCGGGTGGGCCTTGAGCAGCGCGGGCGGAGCCGCCTGGCGCCAGGAGTCGACGACGATCGCCCGGAGCTCATCCGCGTCGTCGAGGGCGTTCAGGCGCACCCGCACCCAGGCGAAGGACGCCTCGTGGTCCGCGACCCAGAACTTCTCGGGCTCGGCGAGGACCAGTTCGTCGCGCTCCTCCTTCGGGCAGCGGACGGCCATCGACGTCTCGCTGTCGGGCAGGGTCAGGAACATCTTCCCGGCGACCCGGAAAGTGGGCATGGACCAGGCCTCTTTCTCCGTCGTCCCGGGCAGGGAGAGGGCCAGTTCACGGACTGCGTCGGACGTGCACATGCCCCGACCGTACGACAGGTCACTGACATCGGGACTCGACGCGGATGCACGGACCGCTCGGGCGTAGGCTTTCCCCAGCATGGACGCGGCGGGGGGCGGAGCGCATGACGGCTGAGTCGGCACAGCAGTGGGGGTCGGCCCTCGATTCGGTCGTGGTGTATGCGCAGGGCGCGCTCTGCCGCCGCCTGGCCCACGGCAGTGTCCCGCCGGACGGCCGGGTGCGGGTGACGGGACTGCCCCGCTCCCTGGACCCGGGCTCACTGCGGGCCCGTGTCCTGGGCGCCCCCGGGGCGCGGGTCGCTGAGGCCCGGGTGGAGGTCGAGGCCGAGCCGCTCGGCGCCGGTACGCCCGACGAGTTGCAGCGCAAGGTCGAGCTGCTGCGTGACGAGTACGGGGCGGCGCGGGAACGCCGGGACCGGCAGCTGAGTCTGATCGAGGAGGTCAGGGCTCTGC
This window of the Streptomyces sp. SLBN-118 genome carries:
- a CDS encoding DNA polymerase beta superfamily protein, with the translated sequence MNILLSGIVGSTAYGLAGPGSDVDRLGLFAVDTAALHGLHRPTESHVTTAPDRTLHEAAKWCRLALRGNPTVTELVWLPDDLYEVRTPLGDELIELRSSLFPPSASGTPTSATPPSSSSGCTTGVTVPPRQTPASGPQSTPGTSCACATRVSSCTPPAG
- a CDS encoding RNA-guided endonuclease TnpB family protein — translated: MQLRYSFRLYPNGPQRSALARAFGCARVVYNDALRARETARAAGLPFVTSAELSKQVTAAKQTEERAWLSEVSAVVLQQSLRDLDTAYRNFFDSLKGKRPRMGVPRFKSRKDNRHTVRFTANARWKITAGGDLSLPKIGDVRVRWSRALPSVPSTVTVVKDAAGRYFASFVVETGTDETLPETTPVVGIDLGLTHFAILSDGTKIDSPRFLLRAEKKLKKAQRDLSRKAKGSNNRAKARVKVARAHARTADARREFHHQLSTKIIRENQAVAVEDLAVKGLARTRLAKSVHDAGWSAFTTMLEYKAARYGRTFHRIGRFEPTSQVCSVCGVKDGPKPLNVRTWTCGACGAVLDRDINAAVNVAKAAGLAVSACGAQVRPGLVPAQREETGTHRDGQTTMVGIPAP
- a CDS encoding MmcQ/YjbR family DNA-binding protein, whose product is MCTSDAVRELALSLPGTTEKEAWSMPTFRVAGKMFLTLPDSETSMAVRCPKEERDELVLAEPEKFWVADHEASFAWVRVRLNALDDADELRAIVVDSWRQAAPPALLKAHPDLVPPA